From a single Pseudophryne corroboree isolate aPseCor3 chromosome 6, aPseCor3.hap2, whole genome shotgun sequence genomic region:
- the LOC134935978 gene encoding zinc finger protein 268-like, with product MMSLTGERYPCSECDKRFAFKSELLIHQRSHTGEKPFTCSECSKCFTHKQSLRNHQIIHTGEKPYTCSECSKCFSHNSGLWIHQKSHTGEKPFKCSECSKAFTTKRQLVLHQMIHTGEKPFKCSECSKCFASKQQLVIHQRSHTGEKPFKCSECSKSFTSKQQLVIHQRNHTGEKPLKCSKCSKCFTDLSILRTHQRSHTGEKPHNCSECSKCFPCKSALVLHQRIHTGEKSYKCSECSKCFSRKSQLVSHHMIHTGEKPYKCSECSESFTSKRQLVIHQRSHTGENPYKCSECSKCFPYLYSFVRHQRCHTGEKPYKCYECNKCFPCKTNLVIHQRIHTGEKPYKCYECSKCFTAKRQLVIHQRSHTGEKPYKCSECSKCFTSKRQLVIHQKSHTGEKPYKCSECSKCFISKQQLVIHQGLHTGEKPHKCSECSKCFTCKSQLVSHQKSHTGEKPYNCSECSKCFPYKSQLVIHQRSHTGEKPYNCSECSKCFPYKSQLVIHQGLHTGEKPHKCSECSKCFPCKSQLVRHQKSHTGEKPHKCSKCSKCFASKQQLVVHQRIHTGEKPFKCYECSKCFISKQYLVLHQKIHTGEKPYKCSECSKSFTSKRQLVTHQSIHTGEKPYKCFECSKCFPCKSSLVRHQRSHTGENIGMF from the coding sequence ATGATGAGTCTCACAGGAGAGAGATATccgtgctctgagtgtgacaaaagATTTGCATTTAAATCAGAGCTtctcatacatcagaggagtcacacaggagagaaaccatttacatgttctgagtgtagcAAGTGTTTTACACATAAGCAAAGTCTTCGTAATCATCAGATAattcacacaggagaaaaaccatatacatgttctgaatgtagcaaatgttttTCCCATAATTCGGGTCTTTGGATACATCAGAAGAGccacacaggagaaaaaccatttaaatgctctgaatgcagcaaggCTTTTACCACCAAGCGACAACTTGTTTTACATCagatgattcacacaggagagaaaccatttaaatgctctgaatgcagcaagtgttttgccTCCAAgcaacaacttgttatacatcagaggagtcacacaggagagaaaccatttaaatgctctgaatgcagcaagaGTTTTACCTCCAAgcaacaacttgttatacatcagaggaatcacacaggagagaaaccacttAAATGCTctaaatgtagcaagtgttttacagATTTGTCAATTCTTcgtacacatcagaggagtcacactggAGAGAAACCACATAActgttctgaatgtagcaaatgttttCCCTGTAAGTCAgctcttgttttacatcagaggattcacacaggagaaaaaTCATATAAATGTTCAGAATGCAGTAAGTGTTTTTCACGTAAATCACAACTTGTCAGTCATCAtatgattcacacaggagagaaaccgtaTAAATGCTCCGAATGTAGCGAGAGTTTTACCTCCAAgcgacaacttgttatacatcagaggagtcacacaggagagaatccatataaatgctctgaatgcagcaaatgttttccCTATTTGTATTcttttgttagacatcagaggtgtcacacaggagagaaaccatataaaTGTTATGAATGCAACAAATGTTTTCCCTGTAAGACCAATCTTGTTATAcaccagagaattcacacaggggaAAAACCATATAAATGctatgaatgcagcaagtgttttaccgCCAAgcgacaacttgttatacatcagaggagtcacacaggagagaagccatataaatgctctgaatgtagcaagtgttttacctCCAAgcgacaacttgttatacatcagaagagtcacacaggagagaaaccatataaatgctctgaatgtagcaagtgttttattTCCAAgcaacaacttgttatacatcaggggcttcacacaggagagaaaccacataaatgttctgaatgcagcaaatgttttacctGTAAGTCACAGCTTGTTAGTCATCAgaagagtcacacaggagagaaaccatataactgttctgaatgcagcaaatgttttccCTATAAGtcacagcttgttatacatcagaggagtcacacaggagagaaaccatataactgttctgaatgcagcaaatgttttccCTATAAGtcacagcttgttatacatcaggggcttcacacaggagagaagccacataaatgttctgaatgtagcaaatgttttCCCTGTAAGTCacagcttgttagacatcagaagagtcacacaggagagaagccacaTAAATGTTctaaatgtagcaagtgttttgctTCCAAGCAACAGCTTGTTGTGcaccagaggattcacacaggggaaaaaccatttaaatgctatgaatgcagcaagtgttttatttCCAAGCAatatcttgttttacatcagaagattcacacaggagagaaaccatataaatgctctgaatgtagcaagagTTTTACCTCCAAgcgacaacttgttacacatcagagtattcacacaggagagaaaccatataaatgttttgaatgcagcaaatgttttccCTGTAAGTcatctcttgttagacatcagagaagtcacacaggagagaacattggaatgttctga